DNA from Asanoa sp. WMMD1127:
AGCAGCCGGGGCATCGCCAACGCGCTGTCGCCGTCGGCCACCGAGGCCCGGGTGCGGCTGGTGTTCGAGTCCGCCGGCGCCCGCTACGTGGCCACCCGGGTGGTGCGCCGCGACAGCCGGGGCAACGTCAAGACCGGCGGCGCCGGGCTCCAGCAGATGCCCGACAACTTCGACGTGTCCAAACTCGACACCGGCATGACCCCGGAGGACCTCGGTGACGTGCTGGCCGGGACCCCGGGTGAGATGGACGACGCAGTGTTGCAGGCGGTCGGGCTGCCGTACGAGCAGTTCACCAGCTGTGTGATCCTGCCGCAGGGGCAGTTCGCCGACTTCCTGCACGCCAAGCCGGCGACTCGGCAGCAGATCCTGGTCAACCTGCTGGGCCTGCACGTCTACGAGGACATCCAGAAGCGGGCCACCGCCCGGGCCCAGCAGGCCGACGCCGACCTGCGCGCAGTCGACCAGCTGCTGGCGGGCCTCGACGACACCTCCGACGAGGCCTTGGCCGAGGCGGCCGACCGGGTCGAGGCGATGCTCGCCCTGGCCACGCGGGTCACCGACGGCATGCCGGCGCTCGACGAGGCCCGCCGGGTGGCGTCGGCGGCGGCCGCCGGGCTGACCGCGCTCGACGACGAGATCGCCCTGCTGGAGCGGGTCCGCGCGCCCCGCGGCGTCGCCGCCCTGGCCTCCGCGGCGGCGGCCGCCCGCGACGACGCGACCGAGGCGGCCGACGCGGTCACCGCGGCCGAGGAGCGCGAGGAGAAGCTGCGCGGCGAGCTGGCGGCGGCGGGCGACCCGGCCGCGCTGCGCCTGCTGTTGCGCGCCCACGAGGAGCACGACGCCGTGCGCGCCGAGCTGTCCGGTCTCCACAGTGGAGTCTCCGCCGCGACGGCGGAGCACCGGACCGCGGAGGCCGCCCTCGAGAAGGCGCGGGCGGCGGCGCTGCGCACGGCGGCGGAGCTGGATGCGGCCCGGCGGGCCTACCAGGACGCGCAGGCGGCCGACCGGGCGGGCGCCCTCCGCGTCCACCTGCACGCCGGCGCGCCGTGCCCCGTGTGCGAGCAGCCGGTCGCGACCGTCCCGGCGGTGCCGTCGACCTCGGCCGTGCCCGCGGCGGAGCAGGCCGGCCACGCGGCCAAGGCGGCCGACGACAAGGCGCAGGCCCAGGTCGCCGAGCGGGAGAAGGCGGCCCGCGCGCTGGAGCGCACCCTCGACCGGGCCCGGGCGCAGCACGAGCAGCTCGAGTCCCGGCTGGCCGCGCTCGACGCGCAGCTGACGACCTCACCGGGCGTCGCGGCCCTGCGCCGCGAGCTGGCGACCCTGGCCGCGCTGCAGAAGTCGCTCGACGGCGCGGTGGCGGCGCTGAAGTCGGCCCGCGAGCAGGCCCGCACCGCGAACGCGGCCCGGTCCGCCGCCGAGCAGCGGCTGACCCAGGGGTGGCGGGAGTTCGACACCGCCCGCGACGGGGTGGCCCGGTTCGCCCCGCCGGCGGCCGCGCGCGAGGATCTCGCGGAGTCGTGGTCGGCGCTGGCCGAGTGGTCGGCGGCCGAGGTGGAGAGCCGCCGGGTCGCGCGTACCGCCCTCGCCGATGCCGCCGCCGACGCGGACGCCGCGGTAGCCGACGCGCGGTCGCGGCTCGACGCGGCCTTCGTCGACGCCGGCCTGCCGGCGCCCGACGACCACGTCCGGGCGGCGACGGTCGCGGTCGAGCGGGCGACCGCCGCGCACCAGCGGGTCGAGGAGCGCCGCGCCCAGGCGCAGGGCCTGCTCGACAAGCGCACCGCGCACGAGCACGACGGCCAAATCGCCAAGTCGCTCGCGAGCCACCTGCGGGCCAACAACTTCGAGCGGTGGCTGCTGGAGGAGGCGCTCGACCTGCTGGTCGAGGGCGCGTCGCGGATCCTGCGGGAGCTGTCCGGCGGGCAGTACGACCTCGTTCACGAGAAGGGCGAGTTCTCGGTCGTCGACCACCACGACGCCGGCCTGCGCCGCGGCGTGCGCACCCTGTCCGGCGGCGAGACGTTCCAGGCGTCGCTGGCCCTCGCGCTGGCGCTGGCCGAGCAGCTGGCCGGGATGTCGACGTCGGCCGCGAGCCTGGAGTCGATCCTGCTCGACGAGGGCTTCGGCACGCTCGACGCCGCGACCCTCGACACGGTCGCCGCGACGCTCGAGGGCCTGGCCGCCCGCGGCGACCGGATGGTCGGCGTGGTCACCCACGTGCCGGCGCTGGCCGAACGGGTGCCGGTGCGGTTCGACGTCACCAAGGACGCCCGCTCGGCCCACATCACCCGGAGCGGGATATGACGGAATACTTCATCGACAACTGGGACCCGGCGTACGGCGCGTCGTTCGAGACCTCCACCGCGCCCGCGGCGCAGAGCAGCGCCCAGGTCAACACCGACGTCGAGCTGCCGGCGGCATCGTGGCGCCCGCTGACCGCGCCACCGACCGTCCGGGCCCCCGACGTGGTGCTGCTGG
Protein-coding regions in this window:
- a CDS encoding SMC family ATPase, with the translated sequence MRPLRLDMAGFTVFRDETTVDFTDADFFALVGPTGAGKSTVLDAICFALYGQVPRWGSSRGIANALSPSATEARVRLVFESAGARYVATRVVRRDSRGNVKTGGAGLQQMPDNFDVSKLDTGMTPEDLGDVLAGTPGEMDDAVLQAVGLPYEQFTSCVILPQGQFADFLHAKPATRQQILVNLLGLHVYEDIQKRATARAQQADADLRAVDQLLAGLDDTSDEALAEAADRVEAMLALATRVTDGMPALDEARRVASAAAAGLTALDDEIALLERVRAPRGVAALASAAAAARDDATEAADAVTAAEEREEKLRGELAAAGDPAALRLLLRAHEEHDAVRAELSGLHSGVSAATAEHRTAEAALEKARAAALRTAAELDAARRAYQDAQAADRAGALRVHLHAGAPCPVCEQPVATVPAVPSTSAVPAAEQAGHAAKAADDKAQAQVAEREKAARALERTLDRARAQHEQLESRLAALDAQLTTSPGVAALRRELATLAALQKSLDGAVAALKSAREQARTANAARSAAEQRLTQGWREFDTARDGVARFAPPAAAREDLAESWSALAEWSAAEVESRRVARTALADAAADADAAVADARSRLDAAFVDAGLPAPDDHVRAATVAVERATAAHQRVEERRAQAQGLLDKRTAHEHDGQIAKSLASHLRANNFERWLLEEALDLLVEGASRILRELSGGQYDLVHEKGEFSVVDHHDAGLRRGVRTLSGGETFQASLALALALAEQLAGMSTSAASLESILLDEGFGTLDAATLDTVAATLEGLAARGDRMVGVVTHVPALAERVPVRFDVTKDARSAHITRSGI